The following is a genomic window from Inquilinus sp. Marseille-Q2685.
CCGTCGACGAGCGCCATGTCCGGACGCTCCGGCAGGGCGTCGAGCGCCCGCCGCATCGCCAGCATGCTGGCCTGGAGGATGTTGATTCGGTCGATCTCCTCGACCGACGCCCAGCCGATCCCGACCTGCGCCACCGCCCGGATGCGCGGCACCAGCGCCTCGCGCCGCTGCGCCGTCAGCACCTTGCTGTCATCGATAAGAGACGCGAGATCGGGGTCGAGCGGCCGGGTCAGCACCACGGCCGCGGCCAGCACCGGTCCGGCCAGCGGGCCGCGGCCCACCTCGTCCAGCCCGGCGACGCTCCGCACCGGCGCGCCGCATTCGATCTCCAGACTCCAATCCGGCATCCCACCCCTCCTGCCCCCCAGGGCATAACGCCGGCAGGCGGAAGAGCCAAGTCCGGATGGTCGGTGAGAGGGTGGTTGGTGCCCGATACCCTACCCGTCATTGCCGGGCTTGACCCGGCAATCCAGAAGGCGTCGACGCTCTCTGGATGCCCGGGTCAAGCCCGGGCATGACAGATAGGAGAGGCTTGCGCCCTCACCGATGGCCTCTTCAGAACAGCCTCAACTGGTCGCCCGGCCGCGACGGCGGGGAGAACTGGGTGGTGTCGAGGGTCCAGCGCTTGCGGTCGAGGCCGAGCCGGCGGACGGCGTGGTTGAAGCGGGCGCGGATCAGATCCGCCACCGGCCCCTCGCCGCGATGCCGCTCGCCCCAGCCGGACTTGTAAAGCCGGCCGCCGCGGGTCTGGCGGATCAGCGACATCACCCGACCCGCCCGGTCCGGCGCATGCGCCTGGAGCCACTCCTCGAACAGCCCGGCGATCTCCAGCGGCAGCCGCAGCAGGGTCCAGCCCGCCGCCGTGGCGCCCGCCTTCACCGCGGCCTCCAGCACCTGCTCCAGCGAATGGTCGTTGAGGCCCGGGATCATCGGCGAGGTCAGCACGATGACCGGGATGCCGGCCTGGGTCAGCTGGCGCATCGTCTCCAGCCGCCGCGGCGGAGTCGCGGCCCGCGGCTCCAGCGTCCGCGCCAGCTCGCGATCGAGCGTCGACAGCGAGATGCAGACGGCCGCCAGCCCTTTGGCCGCCATCGGCGCCAGGAGATCGATGTCGCGGGCGATCAGCGCCGATTTGGTGACGATGCCGAGAGGATGGTTGAAGCGCGACAGCACCTCGATCACCCGGCGGGTCAGCTTCAGCTCGCGCTCGACCGGCTGGTAGGGGTCGGTGTTGGTGCCCATCGCCATCACCGCCGGGACATAGCCGGGCCGCCGCAATTCGGCCTCCAGCAGTTCCGGCGCGTCCGGCTTGTAGAAGAGCTGGGTCTCGAAATCGAGGCCGGGCGACAGGCCCAGCCAGGCATGGGTCGGCCGGGCGAAGCAGTAGATGCAGCCGTGCTCGCAGCCACGGTAGGGATTGATCGACCGGTCGAACATGATGTCCGGCGAATCGTTGCGGGTGATGATGGTGCGGGCGGTGTCGACATGCAGCTGCGTGCGCAGCGGCGGCTCCACGTCCTCATCCCCCGGCGCGGGGCCCGCCCAGCCGTCGTCGACCCGGTGCCGGGTCGCGGCCTCGAAGCGGCCGGTGCGGTTGCTGACCGCGCCGCGCCCCTTGCGCGGCCGGTCGGCCAGCTCGTCGAGTTCGGGTGGCTTGATCGGCATGAGAACAAATATAGAACAAAAGCGCTGACTTGCCAATCCCCGTCATGCGGCCTACCTCTGGCGGCATGCGGCGCCGAGACTCGTCTTGACGCCCGGGCGCGAAGGGACTATCAAGCGCCCTCGTTTTTTCTTGGGGCCGTCGTTGGCCCAAACTGGGACTGACAATGGCCAACCACAAGTCCGCCGAGAAGCGCATCCGCCAGACCGAGCGCCGCACGCTGGTCAACCGCAATCGCGTCAGCCGCATCCGCACCTTCGTCAAGAAGGTCGAGGCGGCGATCGAGTCCGGCGACAAGGCCGCCGCGGCAGAGGCGTTCAAGGCGGCGCAGCCGGAGCTGCATCGCGGCGTCACCAAGGGCGTGCTGCAGAAGAACACGGTCGCGCGCAAGCTGTCGCGCCTGTCCGGCCGCATCAAGGCCCTCTGAGACCGAACACCGACAAGCCGTTCCGCGACGGCGGTCGCGGGACGGCTTTCTCATGTCCGGGGAAACGGTGGATGCGGCAGAACCTGCCGCCGTCC
Proteins encoded in this region:
- a CDS encoding ribonuclease HII, yielding MPDWSLEIECGAPVRSVAGLDEVGRGPLAGPVLAAAVVLTRPLDPDLASLIDDSKVLTAQRREALVPRIRAVAQVGIGWASVEEIDRINILQASMLAMRRALDALPERPDMALVDGNKVPDGLPCDGRAVVGGDALSLSIAAASILAKVVRDHEMLRLSTLHPGYGWERNVGYGTPEHIAALDRIGVCEHHRRSFAPVSQRLAITG
- a CDS encoding PA0069 family radical SAM protein, which produces MPIKPPELDELADRPRKGRGAVSNRTGRFEAATRHRVDDGWAGPAPGDEDVEPPLRTQLHVDTARTIITRNDSPDIMFDRSINPYRGCEHGCIYCFARPTHAWLGLSPGLDFETQLFYKPDAPELLEAELRRPGYVPAVMAMGTNTDPYQPVERELKLTRRVIEVLSRFNHPLGIVTKSALIARDIDLLAPMAAKGLAAVCISLSTLDRELARTLEPRAATPPRRLETMRQLTQAGIPVIVLTSPMIPGLNDHSLEQVLEAAVKAGATAAGWTLLRLPLEIAGLFEEWLQAHAPDRAGRVMSLIRQTRGGRLYKSGWGERHRGEGPVADLIRARFNHAVRRLGLDRKRWTLDTTQFSPPSRPGDQLRLF
- the rpsT gene encoding 30S ribosomal protein S20; this encodes MANHKSAEKRIRQTERRTLVNRNRVSRIRTFVKKVEAAIESGDKAAAAEAFKAAQPELHRGVTKGVLQKNTVARKLSRLSGRIKAL